The genomic region TGTTTTGTCTTAATAAAGTTTAATatcttttcttcttaaaaaaaaaacccaacaaaagaATTTTGCCTTGAATAAAAATACCCTTTTAGATATGAAAACAAATAACAGAAAATAgatgaatggaccaaattattCCATTGTTCAAATTGAATtagactttatttttttaattgaaggaaaaaaaattgaaagtttatttatttattttatgtacaatttttgaTAAGCACTTGTCAATTACATGGCATCAGTTGAGGCATTTGGAGGAAATTAGAGGGTGTAACAGGTCCCCAAAGAGCTCTTGTGCATCCACAACATCAAGTGGGACCATCACAAGTGATAGACACATGTCATCCCTTGATTTTTCCCCAAGGAGCCTAGAGAAGCGCTGCCGTCCGATCAACCAAGTGAAGATTGAGGCTGAAGTGAAAGGAACACTCATAGAGAGGCTTGATCGTGCAGAAGAACGTGTACTAAAGGTAAAgatataagatataaaaattacatgaaCCATTTCTGAACGTTTGATCAATGATATAAGGATAGGATGTATGTTAATCTGATGTGCCCAATGTATTGTATCAGCTGTGTTTGCAGTTGGAGGAGCAATTAGAGGcagagacaaaaataaaggagaaaaatGAGAATGAAACCCACAAGAAGAAGGGACTAAAGCAATTTGTCCAACAATGTGTGAAGGGACAAGGATCAGCTAGAGCTCACTAAATAAGTAAATtgatagggtttttttttttttttccttgaatttctcCCACTTTGGTTGAGAGTTTTGTATATATGGATGAAAATCTTGTGCCAAGTGTTTTAGGTGAAAcaataagtgaaaaaataaaataataaaatacactTGTTAAATTTTCCACATATTAATAataagagaggtgctacgtccacaacatttttacaacaaatcataggtggttagttgttattggttcaaatttgaacctaacactaaaattacttttttgccccaacaataataaccagtaacatcctaccacttaggatttgttgtaaaaatgttgtggacatatcatttctctaataATAAACATATAGGTGAAGTTCCTTagtttatcttttattatttttaacaagcCATAAAAATGTTGGAAAAAGTTGTGTACGTTCATAATTGCTTCAATTATGTAAAATGTGGTGGAAAGTTGTAAAcatattctatatatttaaatttctatAGTCATATCTAAATTCATTAGGAAATTATTCTCTCATATTCATTTAGAAGTCATGAAGTGCATTATGAAACGATGTATAATCATAATATTACCTCTTATATTAAATGAGATGCGGTAGATTGGCAAAAATATAGTCTCATATTAAATGAGATGTAATTTGTGGTCTTAGTTAATTTGAGGTGATAAGTCGTGGAAAATAACATTGTGTTatgtaaaattatttgtatgtttatgtttatgttttttctaCATCTTTATTTTACCTAAAACTAGATTATTATTTGCACATAGAAAACATTCAACAGTAGGGGCCATTTTGACTTTTGACTAAAGCGAAAAATAATAAgcataatcataatttttttttcttaattatcaaagtgaaaataacaaaatttctcttttaaggactgaaaatgtttttttaattattatttgtaactAACAGTCACTTACAAAATTTAGTGCATCATAAAAAATACAGTATGAAGtggtaattatttttcaatatttgcAGTGTATTTAATAGGATGATTACTCATCAAATTGTGttattttacataataaataaaaacttaatcaCTGCAACCAAAAAGAATTACTTCAAAATAAGTATAAATAGACATTATGTCCTCTTAAATAATTGTAGCTCttatttctcatatatatatatatatatatatatatatatatatatatatatatatgtatgtatatgtttatgttttttttctaaGTCTTTATCTtatgtaaaacataaaactagGTTATAATCAGGCCATGTTTATGCgtggaaaattttaaaaataatgaagtGTCATTTTTGACTTTCACACtacctaaaaaataataggtataatcataaataaaatatttttaaattatcaaagtgaaaaataacaaaatttctcttaaaaaattatcTCATATTTAACTTCATTCTgaagttacaaaaaaaaaaaaatatatatatatatatatatatataaataaaataaagatgtgTTCATGACATtataaaatgaaagaagatgAGATGGTAGATTGACAAAAGTATTGACTCAGATAGGAAGAAACAAACCTCCGTTAGAGTAGAAGGATGCCATGCCCCCTGCccccttttaaaaaatatatagggCTGTATACATTTTTATCcggaaaattaaaaatttcatcCAAAAACGTGTGCAATACTGCAGTGGATagcaataaatattattaactaataacatttgtttgttgatttattttatgaattattagctattttaagaaaataatttattaacattaATGTTGTTGTAGCTTGTGGGGTatgttgtttggtttattttttggactaaaatttgaaactatAGAGCTATAAAATATGGAAATAATGAAACTTTTATTTGAGTGATTGATGATGGGaaaattatctataatatttaatttatttaaagagaaaaaattacaaataatttgaAACTAATAATGCAGCATTGTCTCTAGTGTTGATGTCccaatttatgaaaattttcaaacaaaattccaaaaaattaccATTGATTAAATCAGTATCAAtccaaattatgaaaatatgagATTACATTGTTAATGAATGGTAATTTGATGTGATaagttgtaaaaaataaaattattttatgtaaagCTACTGTTATGTTTATACGTAGTGTTATGTTTATATTCAtgttttttcttcctcttcctctttaTATAAAATAAGGTGATAACTTGTGAAAAAACTAATGATGGCTTTTAAGTAGCTCAATAATGAGTAAATAAACGTAACATATGCATATGATTCACGTATATCCATAGTATTCAAATGAACTTGCATTTCCTGAATTGCTGTCAATTGTTCGAAGCTACACGTGTTTATGTCAGACTAAAAGTAAAATATGCATTTATTGTGGAAGAGTTAAAAGGTTTGTAAATTACAGCTTATTCAAAGATAAAACTTGATGAAAAGCAGTTGACTATTGACGTCATACACATATAAAAGAGAAGGTATTAATGAATGAAAGAAACGTATGCTTATCAAACATGTTTATTGTTtagtaataaaaacaaaagctcctaaaaataatcattgtttttgtttatatatatataatcattgtTAGTTTATAtaaa from Castanea sativa cultivar Marrone di Chiusa Pesio chromosome 11, ASM4071231v1 harbors:
- the LOC142615016 gene encoding uncharacterized protein LOC142615016, whose product is MAVVEEPILSRLDRLDNILRHLEEIRGCNRSPKSSCASTTSSGTITSDRHMSSLDFSPRSLEKRCRPINQVKIEAEVKGTLIERLDRAEERVLKLCLQLEEQLEAETKIKEKNENETHKKKGLKQFVQQCVKGQGSARAH